A DNA window from Lates calcarifer isolate ASB-BC8 unplaced genomic scaffold, TLL_Latcal_v3 _unitig_756_quiver_1967, whole genome shotgun sequence contains the following coding sequences:
- the LOC127142158 gene encoding collagen alpha-3(VI) chain-like isoform X6, with translation MLDFVERVVKKLNVGENNDRVSVVQYGRDAEVHFYLNTYTTREDIVDSVRGLRHRGGRPLNTGAALQYVRDNVFTNSSGSRRLQGVPQMLILLNGGRSFDNVDTPASALKQQGIFVIGIGTRSSDIRELQKISYDPSLALSVSEFTDLPGIQEQLSSAMNTVVVRATPMTPTVTVEKKPVGRDVVFLLDGSDGTRSGFPAMRDFVQRVVETLSVDDNKDRVSVVQYSRDPAVQFYLNTYTTKGEILDTVRGLRHKGGRPLNTGAALQYLRDNVFTASAGSRRLEGVPQVLILLCGGKSFDSVDAPASALKQLGVLIFAIGTRSSDSRELQNISHDPSTALSVSEFTDLPSVQQQLQSSVEAVVIDVTPESPTVLGMLTSMTSCLRACLTCFTYTEQKR, from the exons atgcttgattttgttgagagagtggtaaagaaacttaatgtgggagaaaacaacgaccgcgtctctgtggtccagtacggcagagatgcagaggtccatttctatctcaacacatacaccaccagagaggatattgtggattcagtcagagggctgagacacagaggaggcagacccctcaacaccggggcagccctccagtacgtcagggacaatgtctttacaaactcctctgggagtaggcgcctgcaaggtgtcccacagatgttgatcctgctaaatggcggaaggtcttttgacaatgtagatacaccggcctctgctctcaaacaacagggcatctttgtgattggcattggaacaaggagctctgacattagagagctgcagaagatatcatatgaccctagtctggccctatctgtgtctgagttcactgacctccccggcatccaagaacagctctcctctgcaatgaacacagtggtagtgagggccacgcccatgacaccaacggtaactg tggagaaaaagccagtgggaagggatgttgtgttcttgttggatggctctgatggtactagaagtggattcccagctatgcgagactttgtccaaagagtagtagagacactgagcgtggatgacaacaaagaccgcgtctcagtggttcagtacagcagagatccagctgtccagttctatctgaacacgtacaccacaaagggagagatcctcgacactgtcagaggtttgaggcacaaaggcggaagaccgctcaatactggagcagctctccagtacttgagggacaatgtcttcacggcctctgcaggaagcaggcgcttggaaggagttccacaggtcctgatattgctatgtggtggaaagtcttttgacagtgttgatgcaccagcctctgccctcaaacagctgggtgtgttgatctttgcaattggaaccaggagctcggatagtagagagctgcagaatatatcccacgatcccagtaccgctctatctgtgtctgaattcactgacctgcccagtgtccaacagcagctccagtcctccgtggaggctgtggtcattgacgtcaccccagaatcaccaactgtacttggtatgttaacaagcatgacctcttgcctgagggcctgcctgacttgtttcacttacactgagcaaaagagatga